A window of Trachemys scripta elegans isolate TJP31775 chromosome 9, CAS_Tse_1.0, whole genome shotgun sequence genomic DNA:
TTACTGGAGGCAGACCTGAATACAATTAATGTAAGTTCTATTTACTGGCTTGATTTGTCAATGGGCAGAAGATGAAAATGGTGAGTTTTTATTTACTTGGCATAAAATCCAACAAAACACTGCAATCTGAACTCAAGGACAGGGTCAGAAAACCATCTCTAATCTGATAAATACGTATTTGCAAATTCTATTTACTTTACTGGGCTTCCTTTCAGAAAACAATTCAAAGAAATGCACTAACATCCTAATCTATTTCAATGTTAATCGAACTAACCTTAAATCCACTTGAAACAGCTGCTTCAACACATCTGATATGGACAATGACACTGAGTCGAGACAGCTGTTTAAATATTTATCAAGCTAGCCTTTTGGCATTTAGATTCTATGAATATTTTCTGGTATTACTATATACATCtgattttgttttaccctttcAATTCCATGTAAATGAGACCACATGTGAAACGAGTGGAAAAAACAATATATCAAAGCCATTCCTACAAATCTGGAACACTCTAATATTTCAGAAGTACTATCTTGCTGCGTTATATCATCCGCCCTTTCAAGAAAGTATGCACGGTTGTCTTATGAGGCTTTCCCCAAGGCTTTTCAATCAATCAGCAGGATTACAAATCAATCTCTTTTGGGGATCGTTGTAATATATGTTTATAAGGCCTGAAAGCTTAAGTATTGTCTAATATATTAACATGTAGATAGGTGAGTCAAGTCCCAATTACTCTGATGGGAACTAGATTGGATTCTGAGTGAGGAGACCAGAATCTGTCCCTAGAATTGGATTTAAACACCAAAGATCAAGAGTTAAGTTGACACCTATTTACATGTTTATTAGACAATACTTTAAGCTTTCAGGCCTTATAAAGCCTAAGTCATGCTTATACTACAAACTACATAAAGAATTCTTGCCACATAAATATAGCAGATTTTTCTAGCTCCCTTTCATCCTCCAAAGGACCTTACGGATTTATTCATAAGTATGTTTGTGTGATtgcattttaaatgagaaaagagaattttgttttggaaaatttatTTAGAGAATAAACATTATTCCAGagttagggtttgttttttttcccacacaatttattttttaatttagtatttCCTTTCTACTGCAAGACATTAAAGATGATCCATGAACTGGTTAGAGGTGTCTTGCATCCCACATAGTTTACTTTTCCCAGGTATACTTCTGTATCTAGGTCACCAACTCCATTTGGCACTGTTTGTCATCACCAAAAATAAGGATTCTGGATATTTTACTTCCAAGGAGGCTGAATTTCAAGATGGTTAGGAACTAGTGGTTTCGAGTGTAGGCAAATACCTTACCTACCACTGGACTCCAAATATCACTCAGTTCAGAAGTATCTGAACCAACCTCATATCTATGTTGTAGAGAGAAAGTGTATATCATGCCTACATTGTGGTATTAAAACACAACTTGTACAGTGCCTATTTTAAGGACTAGACATTTCCATTTAACTTCTGGGTTTTTCCAATCAAGGTCATTGTGAAATCTTCTTTCCTGCAGGACAAAAAAATCCCTTATTAAAAAGGTAGCACTGCAAATTGTAGGAAGTGTTGACCGAATATGTATACAAATAACTTACCTTTATCAAGAGAAGACTATGTAAACCATTAACACACAACCCACAATCCAGCCAACCACGAGAAGTGCAGGTACAACAAGACGTGAGTATGGGATTTCCCCTGAAGAGAGAGAATATAGAGTTTTATTCAGCAGGAGCATGACAGATAGGTCACGTtacactaactctaaatctgttAAGTAAAACATGTGAAAACTGTGATGATCTTAAAAAAAGACCAGTGAACTGAGACAACCAATAATAGATAATAGATAATATTGAAAGCCTAAGGGATTTTTAATTACCATGTAAAATGATGATTGTACATGAAAAGACTCTTATTTAGCACAGTGATTTAGAAAATAGAAATCAAGTTTTAGGAAAATCTGTTTCTATTCTACATCAGGATTTCAAGGAAAAAAATTTCACTGCTTCCAGCAAATAGCAAGTTTGTACTGCACACAAGCTTACTACTAAGAATGGATCCACAGAAATACTTTGAGGTCAGGATGAGCCCACTTTagttcccttttaaaaaacatttaaaaataagtccTCCTGCAATGAAAAATCTTGGAAGTGTTTTGATAGCGTAAGACTATGCACCACACTGAGGTGACTGGATCACATTGGCAGTCTTGGTGGGGTAATCAACAGCTCAGTGTTTTGTGAGTCTGGCTGTGCTATTTCCTAAAGGTCACATTACAAATGAAGGGCTGTATCCTGCAGGGTGGCAGCACAGAGTTCTTACAGAACAGTTGCTAAATTAACAGTAGGGCTGCTGAGTACGGTGCTTTGTTACTTGAGAGCCAATTGGATGAAGTAAGATATGAGGAGCAGGCGCTGCAAGTTGGTGGGTCAACGAGAACACTATGCCCAGCATAAATCATAAGGCACGGAGCAGCTGGCTCTGTGGCATGCTGTTTCATAGGAACCATTGGAAGCATTTATGTTAGTGGACGGGCAGTCCTAAGCACTGCTCACAAGCCACTGCtcctgggacctgatccaaagtccaatgcagtcaatggaaaggccTACTGACTTCAAGAGACTTTGGATCAGAGACCTGGTTGACAGCAGGAGTAACTGAAAATCCTACTATGCCCTGCATTTGCCAGACAGCGCCTATGCTACTGCCATGCTCTCTTTCTCCCCATCGCCCtagttcttcctcttcctcagttGTGTGCATCTCAGCGCAAGGGGTTCGTTCAGATCGCTGAGCACCCTGCTCTTTTCTGCACACTCCACGGAAGCTCCTCTGCACAGGAAAGGAGCAAACTGAGTGCTCTGGATTGCTGCACTTCAGCAGCTTGCAAGATCGAGTGCAAAGAGCCTAATCCTGTGTGgggtttagatgctgcatgtgattattagaactggtttcagataatggtagtcaatttacttccctggagtttgaaacttttctagcagagaggaacaacaCAGAAGgcatccctatattaccctcaagccaatggggaaatcgaacgatttaacagaagtttgaaagagagtttgcaaacagctaaactggaagggcgattgtggatacccttcactactgatttcttgcaagcatactgGGCTACACAACATGCCACAATGCAAAGATCACCCGCAGAGTTACTTCATGGGAAACAGATGACTACTAAACTGAACGTTGCTGGATTGCTAAAGGCACGACCTGATGCCCCACACAAGGAcgatgtgagaaagacagttgagCAGAACCAAGCAAAGACTAAGGCCTTCACAGACAAACGGCGGGgcgctaaggaaccaaagtttgagtgtggttcctttgttagaatacgaaaacctggaatcttacgcgaaggggaccataaattcacagctcctcttaaaatcatagagaagaagggaccttacacctatcgactttctgatgggcgggtatggaatgcttcttatcttgcacctgcctatgcaccaagaggagattatgccaacacccagtctgcattggatgacttcactgtagaaccaacacaacaagacattgcactggaaccggggcttgagagacagcctgtcagactcagacgaccacctgcctggactaaagactatgttatgtagtatctacagtgtttttttcagtgtaatattcctgccaacagtatagtgtcttgtttcatatttgttcctgtggttaggacagcactgtttattttaatttggaaagtttcttaagagaggagagaatgtggtgtttagatgctgcatgtgattattagaactggagcactggctgttgggagtctgaaaggacacgAAACAGGAAGGAGATGGGAGGAGTTgaagaggctgggagagttacagagtgtgcagctacagcttggaaaagagactgccactgtaaataaagttctgttgaagttgttaatactttgcttggtggataccACATCCTGCAACCCTCACTCCCATGAGAAGTCCTTATGAAGTCAAGGATTTCGCTAGTACAGGATATTTGCATGAATTAGGGTTTACTGGCTAAGTGCATCACTATGTAACTGGAAATGGACACTAAGCAGCCAATCTTTCCATTCCTCACTCAGCTTCCTCCTTTTATCCAGAACTGTGTAAGGGCTCAGCTTTTCAGTCTTTACTCATGTAAGACTCCCCCTAACATGAACAGGATTGTGCCCAGGGTCTCAATGAACTCCTATTGCACTCGAGATGTCCGATCTGGCACAGGGCTGGAATGGGTTTACAGGGGGAGTAAAAACCACATTCTTTGGTCTTtaagccaatgctcaagccaATTTGCTCCTTGCACAGGCTTAAAAATCTTGATCTTACACCTCCCATGCCACTTAACCCCCAAATATCTCAGCAGATTTCactgaatagatttttttatatactttacaatgtgtacacacacacaaacacacacaaaccctaAACTACCATTTAGATAGTCTGAATATGGTGTAGTGTGGAGCCACACTACACCATGGGGAACTTGTGGAGGGATTGTGCAACCCCATTCAAAGGAGACGGTGTATGCTGCACCGCCCTGTGCTGCGAGCCTGCTCTGAGGCCTGGTACAGATGGAGACAGGCTATAACTCTGCCTCGCTGTCCTCTCTGGGGTGCTATGTGCCTATGGGGAGCACTGAGGGAGGGGTCATTATGTGTCACTGTCTATGTCTATTCCCCTTGTATCCTTGTAAATGCTTGCCACAATATGGCAGATGCTGCATATGTGTGTCCATCTACATATCTAAAGACACACATGCTTTATGGTACAGAATAGAAACCATACAAATATGTTGGTCTTAAAAGAAATTTAAAGATTTTTCTAAGATTCTATTATTTCCCTGGGATAAGGAGACTTATTCCAACAAACTCTGAAGAAAGGACTAGTATGGGATCTGGTTATAAGAATATATAAATAACTCAGGAGTTTTTGTTGGCTTTGTGTCCTCAGTATCTAAGATGCATATATTGTTTACAGTTACACAGCGTGGAATATGTTGCTGCTTTGATAAAATatggaatttattatttttttatttgtaacatCTATCCAAAGAGAAATAAGGGAATGTCATTCTTACAGGAAAATAACATTACAAAGAGAATTTCTGACTGGAGCAGAAAGTTACAACATTCTAAAATGAATGTGCagtcaaaaaaatctttttctaaaGAAGAGAAGCACTCTTTATAAAGTGATAATTCCAATTAAAGAAATCAATCCATCTTCTGGGATAGTCAGCTCAGGTTAAAGAGGTGCTGGTTTGAGGAATCAATATCCCAAAGTGTCAATAATATGATGAAATAGTTAATAACCAGACATTCATGAATACTTGTATGCATGGATTAGAATGATAAAATAAACCTGTCAATCCTGCTTTTTAAGAATGGGTATTTGATGATAAACTGCATACTACATCTTCCTAGATGTTAGAAGCCCCAGATGTCCACTGCCCACCTGCCGGACTCCTCTGACAGCTTCAATCCAATTATGTATTGTCAATACAAAATCTCTGACACACTGaaaattcattttaataacaAAATTAATAAAGGAAGAGCTCTGGTACTGATTGTTTTagcaattttaatatttaaataattaaaatcattttatttttcagttaagtGAGGTTGCCTCGTAAATTGCCTGTCTGCTGCACTGAAGTATTGCAAGATCCAGGGACCTTAATGGAGAATTTTGATCCAGCATACAGTTGAGTACACAGGACCTTGGTTAAAGATATAGCTATATAGGAGACAGTAACACTAGCTGATAGGGCACCAGGCTGGgcgtcaggagacctgggttctagaccTGACTCTACCACTGCTTTACTGTAAAATCTAGGCCAAATCATTTGTGTCTTCCTTtatctatttgtaaaatgggaacactGAGACATACCCTACTGATGTAAAGTACTTTGATATCTATGATTAAAACAGCTATATAAatactaaatacacctctaccccgatataacacgaattcggatataacgcggtaaagcagcgctcgggggggggggctgcgcgctccagcggatcaaagcaagttcgatatacagtgaagcggtaagattttttggctcccgaggacagcgttatatcggggtagaggtgtattattatttattttgcatagtGGTTgaaattaaaaagtcagcattcaCCAACAGTTATCACACAGCTGAATCTGAGATTAGCACAGTTCTCCCTGTACTTAGACGATACCAATGGTGACTGTGTAGGTGGCCGATTGTTCTCACTGGCTTTTACCATCTACAGATTTATAAACATACAAACACTtaatactacaaataataaatcaaacaGAACATTATTTCTACAAGTAAACAACTTGAGTAATTATATGTACCAACCGCCAACATGGTTACACCTAAAGTTGCTTTCCATCCACTCCTTGTGAAAATGGTGTAAATTCAGCAGTGTCAGAATGTGTAAAATTCACTTTTTTATTGTCATTTGTTATGGGCACTCAATGCAAAAATAACTCATCGTGATTTCACTTTGCCCTGCTATTTGGAAACTGTGGAGCCACAACCTAGCTCATATAAAAACAGAAGGGTCTTATCTTTCTCACTTTTCCATACTCTCAGACTGTACCCACacaaacattattatttatacacacacacacacaatacatataCATGCACTGAATATATTGTTAAACACAAATCAAAATATTCATAATAGTTTAGGTAAATTTGAGACTCCTGTCAACTTCAAAAGTACATGTCTGGCTGAATAGATTGCAACTACAGTACTATTGTTAAAATAACAACCGAGATGACTACTGCTGAAAGAGATCAAAGAGAAAAAAGTGTTCTCTGGTTTTCAGTGTGTTGGTGTATTTGACAATACTTTGCATATAGTCATTTTCAGTGTTTAACCTATAAAGTCAGTCACTTTCCCTTATTGTTAGTCTTTCATGgggacagaattttaaaaaacaggaaaatgtgattgtaaaagcACAAAAACTGCCAGTGAGATTCAGAAGCAGAAGACTTCAAAATACTTTtaaccctatttttttttttagcagattgGATTTCAAATTGACTCTATTCCTTTACTGAAAAGTAAAATATACAATACATCATCTAGGAATTAGTAGCTTACAAGTACCTTAATATCTTTGCACTAAACTGCTATACTTATGCATTTTAAACATACATTAATACATTATTTATCTGCGCATCTTACCTAGTTCTGCCATTCCTTCCGCCACTAGATTTATTGACAAGTTTTAAGGTTTGCCTCTGCAGTTGTTACTGTGAGCTTTGGGATGCTTTAAATAGAGCAATATTTGGAATGTACTGCAGCTGCTTTTTCACTGATGCCAATTTTCTGCTAGATGCATTCAATTGTTTGAAAAGAGTTCAGGGTCTTAGAGTTTACAACTTGCAATTCTTGTTAATTTACAGGACTGTGTTAAAGAAAGATAGATAGAGGTTAATTTTTGCATTGACAATGAAATGAGGGCTGAAGTTTGATTTATGGTGTCTTAGCTTAGTTTCAGCATTTTACTGTGTAATATTCATGAATATCACTTTATTTAGAGCAAGACTGGGATCCAATTTGCTCTTGAATTCCCAACCCTCCTTAATTCCATTCCCTGATAAGAAGACATCCTGTACATTGCGTGTTACTATTATTTTCTATGCACCAACATTGAGCTTGGCActgcacaggcagggccggctctggcttttttgccgccctaggcaaaaaagccacctgccgcccccccccttccccccagcgcggcaggggagggcgccaagcccagctgcgggcccgcaatccccgaccagccagagcgccggggggagggcggcggctccgctccgctctccccagcggccagagtgccgggaggagggcggagagcccggctgcggctctccgctctccccgaccggccggagcactgggGGGTGGGCGGTGAGCCTGGCCGgtgccctgctctccccaaccggccggagcaccgcggggagggcggcgagcccagttgcggccccgctctcgggccggagcacccCGCCGCGCTGTCcacctccaggcgccgccccaagcacatgcttggtgggttggtgcctggagccggccctgtgcacagGACAGGAGAGAAAAGTAGACATAGTCCCTAACCTTAAGAATTTACAATCTATAATCCTATTTctcttattcatgtgagtaagtaTATTCAGTGGAGACACTCACATGAATGACGCAAGAAGTATTTGGCCATAAATATAACATATAAATAGGTAATTTAATAATAATGGTTACAAGCTGCAATCTCTAATAAAACATAGGAATTGTTGCCAGCTGTGTGCCAAAAAAGCTAAACTGTATGAGTTGTATGAAGTGGGAAATCCACATACAGATGATTAGGAAATGTTCCTGGCCATAGCTTTTTCACTGATTCATTAAGGATCTCTTTAGAGATCATTAGCTACATGGAATCAGTATTAAATACAGATTATTCCACAGCAGATTGGAGATTGTTATATGTGCAGGTTCAATCGTACATTATCAATAAACACTAAACAGGATGTTTTTCTCTATTTTGCTTCAGGGTTAGGATGACATTTAATTTTCAGCAAGATTATGTCCTCCAGAAAAATTAATTTGAGATGCAATCCCATTTGAGAGCTGCGCCTAAATGTCAACAAAGTGAAGAGTCCTCCCTGTGGTTTTGAAATGTCGCAAAATGACAGTGTTGTTCAAAAAAGTCATCATCTATAACAAGCTTTACAGGATGTTTTGCGGATTATCTGATCCAGATGTTTGCACTCGAAGTAATTTAGAAGAACTGATTGTACTGTCCCAAAGCTCTGCCCCCGCTCTACCTTCATGTGACATCAAAATCAAATGGTGCTCACAGCATATTATGCAGATCTTCATAACATAATTATCCCTTTCCATATGTGTTTtaaatcagcagtgaaataattaacaTTGACCTTTAAAATGTTATCATTGTGCTTCAGCATTAACTCCTCATTAAGATGGATGGGGCGCTCACACCTTTCTTAAAGCAACTGTATCAGACTGACCACAGACTCTGAAAGTTTAAATATTGGAGCACAAGATGGTATCCACCAGAGACAGGCAACAACTCATGAAGCCATTGTGAGCTAAATGATTCTAAAACCTGCCTACAGCACATGCACTTGCTCTTTtaaaaggggtggagtggtgtaAATGAAACCTAAAAGCCCAGGCTCCTGCGGGATGAGGGTTTCCCTGGCACAGGCAATGTGGGAGACAACCATACGCCTACTTTCAAAGGACTGTCACAAGCCCAGTGTAGGAGGCATGCCAGATATGGATATTCTGGGCAGAACTGCAGCCCATAGGGACAGGAAAGACTGCCATAACTTAGAAAATAAATTCCCATGTAAAAGGCAGTCAAAAGTGTGCTCACCATTGTATATGGAGTAAGAGCTCTTTTTCCTGTAACAATGGAAACTATGGGCCCCATACTGTGTATATTTGGTATCTGTGTGCAAAATAATCTCATCTGGGATGAACAAGAAAAGTGAGTGACGATGAGATAATTGAAATGGAatgatttctatttttatagtCAGTGTCTTAGAAACCACTCTAGGACACACAAAGTCACTTAGCTGCACTCAACTCAGGCAtaactttattgaagtcaatagagatgATGAATTTAACGTATTATGTATCTATTTCCCATCTTGCTGTCAACAATCCTTGTTTCCATGCCTGTTTACTTCAGCATGGTTTCTAAGTTGATGACCACAGAAAAACAATGAAACCAAACGTCACCCACTGAAGTTCCCACCAGTCTCCAGTATCAAATATCTGACTAGTTTTCTGATTTCTCTTTCTGCCACTCTGTATTTGACTGATTCACCGCTGCTTTACTTTATCTTAAGGAGGAATTACTACATGGACATAAAATAGGAGTAATACTTTAAAAAgggccagagcagtgtaaaggggacTTGGGT
This region includes:
- the STRIT1 gene encoding sarcoplasmic/endoplasmic reticulum calcium ATPase regulator DWORF is translated as MAELGEIPYSRLVVPALLVVGWIVGCVLMVYIVFS